One Candidatus Paceibacterota bacterium DNA window includes the following coding sequences:
- a CDS encoding PD-(D/E)XK nuclease family protein — protein MFLKDIIDKFYLDRQRDKEQHHFYITDAGKCGRALFFKFKNVPRKEMEANILRLFDHGDHIHQLIMKPLLSTREIHVVAAEVNIPPQELISGRADAIISDGKELYVLDIKSMNSMIFGKLTEPKEENIAQLQLYLHYFKIPKGILLYVNKDNQQLKDFVVKYDKKCALSLLDFLAGIRKKIDKNVIPDRLSDYPDNWQCRYCQFKEVCVIANTGEMGWEAFKKKIKLREQDVRAI, from the coding sequence ATGTTTCTTAAAGATATAATCGATAAATTCTATTTGGACAGGCAAAGAGATAAAGAGCAGCATCACTTTTATATTACTGACGCAGGCAAATGCGGCAGAGCTTTGTTTTTTAAGTTCAAGAATGTTCCCAGAAAGGAGATGGAGGCCAATATTCTAAGGCTGTTTGACCATGGCGACCACATCCATCAGCTTATTATGAAGCCGCTTTTGAGCACCAGGGAAATCCATGTGGTGGCTGCCGAAGTTAATATTCCTCCTCAGGAACTGATTTCAGGCAGGGCTGATGCCATAATCAGCGATGGCAAGGAACTATATGTTTTGGATATTAAAAGTATGAACAGCATGATTTTTGGTAAGTTAACTGAGCCAAAGGAGGAAAATATTGCTCAGCTTCAGCTTTATCTCCATTATTTTAAGATTCCTAAAGGAATACTGCTTTACGTTAATAAAGATAACCAGCAGCTGAAGGATTTTGTCGTAAAATACGATAAAAAATGCGCCCTTTCTCTTTTGGACTTTTTGGCTGGTATTAGAAAGAAGATTGATAAGAACGTTATTCCCGACAGATTATCGGATTACCCCGATAATTGGCAGTGTCGTTATTGCCAGTTCAAGGAAGTTTGCGTTATAGCCAATACCGGAGAAATGGGCTGGGAAGCTTTTAAAAAGAAAATCAAATTACGGGAGCAGGACGTTAGAGCTATATAA
- the rpsI gene encoding 30S ribosomal protein S9 translates to MPKAKKTKKETVKKVKKAPAKKTAKVTVKPKVARYFEGIGRRKTAVARVRISVQKEKTFLINTRTFENYFPTKYLQRIIFSPLILTDYSDKFQVSVKVKGGGTTSQAEAVRHGLTRALVLFDPELRKQLKKAGFLKRDPRMRERKKFGLKRARRAPQWQKR, encoded by the coding sequence ATGCCAAAGGCTAAAAAAACAAAAAAAGAAACAGTAAAGAAAGTCAAAAAAGCTCCAGCTAAAAAAACTGCCAAAGTAACAGTTAAACCTAAAGTAGCCAGGTATTTTGAGGGCATAGGCAGGAGAAAGACAGCTGTAGCCAGGGTGAGAATTTCTGTTCAAAAAGAAAAGACCTTTTTAATAAATACAAGGACTTTTGAAAATTATTTTCCGACAAAATACCTTCAGCGTATTATTTTTTCTCCTTTGATTTTGACTGATTATTCTGACAAATTTCAGGTTTCAGTAAAAGTTAAAGGGGGAGGGACGACTTCCCAGGCTGAAGCTGTCAGGCACGGTTTAACTCGCGCTTTAGTTTTATTCGATCCAGAATTGAGGAAACAGTTGAAAAAAGCTGGTTTTTTGAAAAGAGACCCGAGGATGAGGGAAAGAAAGAAGTTCGGATTGAAGCGCGCTCGTCGTGCTCCTCAGTGGCAGAAGAGATAA
- the rplM gene encoding 50S ribosomal protein L13 encodes MERKTHKIDATDKVLGRLAVEIALLLRGKQKADFAPYKDIGDVVIVQNVDKLKFTGKKAKQKKYYRHSGYLGSLKEITLEKLFEKNPEEVLRKAVFGMLPKNKLRAKMIKRLKYAL; translated from the coding sequence ATGGAACGCAAAACCCACAAAATAGACGCTACTGATAAGGTTTTAGGCAGACTGGCTGTTGAAATAGCTTTGCTTTTGAGGGGGAAACAGAAAGCAGACTTTGCGCCGTACAAAGATATCGGCGATGTTGTTATTGTCCAAAACGTTGATAAGTTGAAATTCACCGGCAAAAAAGCCAAACAGAAGAAATACTACCGTCATTCTGGATATCTGGGAAGCTTGAAGGAGATAACTTTGGAGAAGTTATTTGAGAAGAATCCGGAAGAAGTTTTGAGGAAAGCGGTTTTTGGCATGCTGCCCAAGAATAAATTAAGAGCAAAAATGATTAAAAGATTAAAATATGCCCTGTAA
- the rplQ gene encoding 50S ribosomal protein L17 — MRKRKKGKKLNREKDQRNALLRSLAAALILKEKVKTTEAKAKEVSSFVEKKITKAKVGTLASRRLLAKFFTGKVVKKLVDEIAPRFKERKGGYTRIIKLGQRKVDAAKIAIIELVK, encoded by the coding sequence ATGAGAAAAAGAAAAAAAGGGAAAAAACTAAATAGGGAAAAAGACCAAAGAAACGCTCTTTTAAGATCTTTAGCTGCTGCTTTGATATTGAAAGAAAAAGTTAAAACAACAGAAGCTAAGGCAAAAGAGGTTTCCTCTTTCGTTGAAAAAAAGATTACCAAAGCGAAAGTCGGCACTTTGGCTTCGCGCAGATTATTGGCAAAGTTTTTTACTGGAAAAGTGGTTAAGAAATTGGTTGATGAGATCGCCCCGAGATTCAAAGAAAGAAAAGGAGGATATACCAGGATTATTAAGCTTGGCCAAAGAAAAGTAGATGCTGCCAAAATAGCCATAATAGAATTGGTTAAATAA
- the rpoA gene encoding DNA-directed RNA polymerase subunit alpha, translated as MINLPHAPKIVKKEGNKAVFEIEALRPGYGVTVGNSLRRVLLSSLEGAAITQVKIKGVSHEFSTISGVLEDVITIMLNLKQLRFKLFSDEPQKATLKVKGEKAVKGFDFKLPSQVELVNKNCHIATLNSKSAELEMEIQIEKGIGYSSRETRKKTAGSMPEKLEIGAILLDASFTPVKRVSSRVENMRVGERTDFDRLFLEIETDGIIDPEQAFYQASEILISHFSLLATAFQPKAASVEPEDKEKKKAAKKPKKEKKAVSKKVKNEKKKKREKTK; from the coding sequence ATGATTAATTTACCTCACGCTCCCAAAATAGTTAAAAAAGAAGGGAACAAAGCTGTTTTTGAAATAGAAGCTTTGCGTCCTGGCTACGGAGTAACCGTCGGCAATTCTTTGAGAAGGGTTTTGCTTTCTTCGCTTGAAGGAGCTGCTATTACCCAAGTCAAAATCAAGGGAGTTTCCCATGAGTTCTCAACGATTTCAGGAGTTTTAGAAGACGTTATCACTATAATGCTTAATTTGAAGCAATTGAGATTTAAGCTTTTTAGCGACGAGCCACAGAAAGCGACCCTGAAAGTTAAGGGAGAAAAAGCAGTGAAGGGCTTTGATTTCAAGCTGCCCAGCCAAGTGGAATTGGTAAATAAAAACTGCCATATTGCCACTTTGAATTCAAAATCCGCTGAACTGGAAATGGAAATCCAGATTGAAAAGGGAATTGGCTATTCCAGCCGCGAAACAAGGAAAAAAACAGCAGGCTCCATGCCTGAAAAATTAGAGATAGGAGCTATTCTGCTGGATGCCAGCTTTACTCCTGTAAAAAGGGTAAGTTCCAGGGTTGAGAATATGCGTGTCGGAGAAAGAACTGACTTTGACAGATTGTTTCTGGAAATTGAAACAGACGGCATTATCGATCCGGAACAGGCATTTTATCAGGCTTCGGAAATTTTGATTAGCCACTTTTCGTTGCTGGCTACAGCTTTCCAGCCGAAAGCTGCATCTGTAGAACCGGAAGACAAAGAAAAGAAAAAAGCGGCCAAGAAGCCGAAAAAAGAAAAGAAAGCAGTAAGCAAAAAAGTAAAAAATGAGAAAAAGAAAAAAAGGGAAAAAACTAAATAG
- the rpsD gene encoding 30S ribosomal protein S4, translated as MNVSKCKICRRAGIKLFLRGERCSSQKCPMIKKPYPPGPKAKKRVKSLSEYGKELREKQKLKNWYNLEEKQFRNYVKDILKARGKVTDAGAALIKTLESRLDNVVFRLGFAPSKFAARQMVSHSHLMVNDRPINISSYLVKKGDKISVNPNSLKKTIFQKLSSTLKKYNPPSWLKLDAEKLEAKVIDSPNLEEAVPPAELSAIFEFYSK; from the coding sequence ATGAATGTTTCTAAATGCAAAATTTGCCGTCGTGCAGGAATTAAGCTTTTTTTGAGAGGCGAAAGGTGCTCATCGCAGAAATGCCCAATGATCAAAAAACCTTATCCGCCAGGGCCAAAAGCTAAAAAAAGAGTGAAATCGCTTTCTGAATACGGTAAAGAATTAAGGGAAAAACAAAAATTAAAGAACTGGTATAATTTGGAAGAGAAGCAATTCAGGAACTACGTCAAAGATATTTTAAAGGCCAGGGGAAAGGTGACGGATGCCGGCGCTGCTTTAATTAAAACTTTGGAGAGCCGCTTGGACAATGTAGTTTTCAGATTAGGTTTCGCTCCTTCCAAATTTGCTGCCAGACAAATGGTTTCCCACAGCCATCTTATGGTTAACGACAGGCCGATTAATATTTCCAGCTATCTGGTTAAGAAAGGGGACAAAATAAGCGTTAACCCCAATTCTTTAAAAAAAACAATTTTCCAGAAATTATCATCTACTTTAAAAAAATATAATCCTCCGTCTTGGCTCAAATTAGACGCTGAGAAGCTGGAGGCAAAGGTCATCGATTCACCAAATTTAGAAGAGGCTGTCCCACCGGCAGAACTCTCCGCAATTTTCGAGTTTTACTCAAAATAA
- the rpsK gene encoding 30S ribosomal protein S11 has product MGKKRVIRQTEEEILKEGEAMETKVKEQAKETLKRIQEGRIYIASSYNNTILTLTDPKGNVLGWTSAGNIGFKGAKKATPFAASKVAEAIVQIAEKIGIEKIEIFVKGIGSGRDSAIRSLAARGLEIVSIKDMTPVPHNGCRKPKVRRV; this is encoded by the coding sequence ATGGGTAAAAAACGTGTTATACGACAAACTGAAGAAGAGATTTTGAAAGAAGGTGAAGCCATGGAAACGAAAGTGAAAGAGCAGGCCAAAGAAACCCTTAAAAGGATACAAGAGGGCAGAATTTACATTGCTTCTTCTTATAACAACACCATCCTTACTTTGACAGATCCAAAGGGTAATGTTTTGGGCTGGACTAGCGCTGGCAATATCGGTTTCAAAGGAGCAAAAAAAGCAACGCCTTTTGCTGCTTCCAAGGTAGCTGAAGCAATCGTCCAGATTGCCGAGAAAATAGGGATTGAAAAGATAGAGATTTTCGTAAAGGGGATAGGTTCTGGCAGAGATTCAGCTATTAGGTCATTGGCTGCCAGGGGTTTGGAAATAGTTTCAATTAAGGATATGACTCCAGTTCCGCATAACGGCTGTCGTAAGCCAAAAGTAAGAAGGGTATAA
- the rpsM gene encoding 30S ribosomal protein S13: protein MPRIAGINIPEKKQIQIALTYIFGIGRSLSKKILEEAGIGETKKASELTTQEVSTLKDIIEKNYKTEGDLKREIMMNIKRLKDAGTWIGIRHIKGLPVRGQRTKTNTRTARGNIRKTVGSGRKPPPGPT from the coding sequence ATGCCACGTATTGCCGGGATTAACATCCCTGAAAAAAAACAAATACAAATAGCCCTAACCTATATTTTCGGAATAGGCCGCTCTTTGAGCAAGAAAATTTTAGAGGAAGCTGGTATTGGAGAAACAAAAAAAGCTTCAGAATTGACCACTCAGGAAGTGTCTACCTTAAAAGACATTATTGAGAAGAATTATAAGACAGAGGGCGATTTGAAAAGAGAAATTATGATGAATATTAAAAGGTTGAAGGACGCAGGAACCTGGATAGGCATCAGGCACATTAAAGGCCTGCCTGTGCGGGGGCAGAGAACCAAAACCAATACGAGAACTGCCAGGGGAAATATAAGAAAGACAGTTGGTTCTGGCAGAAAGCCGCCTCCGGGACCTACATAA
- the rpmJ gene encoding 50S ribosomal protein L36, which translates to MKVRPSVKKICKDCKIVRRSGRIYVICKKNPKHKQRQG; encoded by the coding sequence ATGAAAGTACGTCCATCGGTCAAGAAAATTTGCAAAGACTGTAAAATCGTCCGAAGATCAGGACGAATTTATGTTATTTGCAAAAAAAATCCCAAACATAAGCAGCGTCAAGGATAA
- the infA gene encoding translation initiation factor IF-1 produces MDKNDLIKTGIITEALPSTHFKVKLDDGEEVSCHLAGKLRMFRIKVLPGDRVTVELSPYDLKKGRITYRGK; encoded by the coding sequence ATGGATAAGAATGACTTAATAAAAACCGGAATAATCACAGAAGCTCTTCCCAGCACGCATTTTAAAGTTAAGCTGGATGACGGGGAGGAGGTTTCGTGCCATTTGGCAGGTAAATTAAGGATGTTCAGGATAAAGGTTTTGCCGGGCGACAGGGTGACGGTTGAATTAAGCCCCTATGATCTGAAAAAAGGAAGAATAACATACCGCGGAAAATAG
- a CDS encoding alanine--tRNA ligase gives MNSKDLRRKFLEFFEKKGHKIVPSSSLIPTDTSVLFTTAGMQQFKPYYLGEKSPLGQNVCSCQKCFRTSDIEEVGDDSHLTFLEMLGNFSFGGYFKKEAIKLAYEFLFKELKLPLDKAVFTVFEGDGKVSEDKESSEIWQKLGVPENKIKKCGREDNFWGPTGEEGPCGPTTEIHFNGIEVWNLVFNEYYQDKTGKLTSLKQKGVDTGMGLERLATVVQGKKSVFETDLFLPIINEIPGDNERAKRIISDHVKGSVFLISDGILPSNVERGYVLRRVLRRAIRYGKLLNLPENFLIPLAQKAIEMYTDVYPELKSKETDILTAIQNEEEKFEKTLEEGLKQFEKGTDAFELYTSYGFPLELTLELAKERGRDINVEEFNKKFKEHQDLSRTSSSGMFKGGLADNSEQVVEYHTANHLLLAALRQVLGNQVSQKGSNITTERLRFDFVHPGKMTEKEIKEVEEIVNQKIKEDLPVVCEKMSLEEAKGKGATGVFEDKYEEKVKVYSISDFSKEICGGPHVRRTGELGHFKIVKEESSSAGIRRIRAVLE, from the coding sequence ATGAACTCAAAAGACCTGAGGAGAAAGTTTTTAGAATTTTTTGAAAAAAAGGGACACAAAATAGTGCCTTCCTCTTCGCTTATACCGACTGACACAAGTGTTTTGTTTACTACGGCCGGCATGCAGCAGTTCAAGCCGTATTATCTCGGTGAAAAATCTCCTCTTGGCCAGAATGTCTGTTCCTGCCAGAAGTGCTTCAGGACGTCAGATATTGAAGAGGTGGGAGATGATAGCCATTTGACTTTTTTGGAAATGCTTGGAAATTTTTCTTTCGGAGGATATTTTAAAAAGGAAGCGATAAAATTGGCTTATGAATTTCTTTTTAAAGAGTTGAAACTGCCATTAGATAAGGCTGTTTTTACTGTTTTTGAAGGAGATGGGAAGGTCTCTGAGGATAAAGAGTCATCTGAGATTTGGCAAAAACTTGGTGTTCCGGAGAATAAAATTAAAAAGTGCGGCAGGGAAGATAATTTCTGGGGACCGACAGGCGAAGAGGGGCCTTGCGGCCCGACAACTGAAATTCATTTTAACGGTATTGAAGTTTGGAATCTGGTATTTAACGAATATTACCAGGATAAAACAGGAAAACTTACTTCTTTAAAACAGAAAGGCGTTGATACTGGTATGGGATTAGAGAGATTAGCAACGGTTGTTCAGGGCAAAAAATCAGTTTTTGAGACTGATTTGTTTTTACCGATTATTAATGAGATTCCGGGTGATAATGAAAGAGCAAAAAGAATTATCTCTGATCATGTTAAGGGCTCGGTTTTTTTAATTTCAGACGGGATTCTACCTTCTAATGTTGAAAGAGGATACGTTTTGAGAAGAGTTTTAAGGAGGGCGATAAGATATGGCAAACTGCTTAATTTGCCGGAGAATTTCTTGATTCCTTTAGCTCAAAAAGCGATTGAAATGTACACAGATGTTTATCCTGAGTTGAAATCAAAAGAAACTGATATTTTAACAGCAATTCAAAATGAAGAGGAGAAATTTGAGAAGACATTAGAGGAGGGATTGAAACAGTTTGAAAAAGGCACAGACGCTTTTGAATTATATACCAGTTACGGGTTTCCTTTAGAATTGACCTTAGAATTGGCTAAAGAAAGAGGGAGGGATATTAACGTGGAAGAATTTAATAAAAAGTTCAAAGAACATCAGGACCTTTCAAGAACTTCTTCTTCTGGCATGTTCAAAGGAGGATTAGCTGATAATTCTGAGCAAGTAGTTGAATATCACACTGCTAATCATTTGTTGTTAGCTGCCTTGAGGCAGGTTTTAGGCAACCAGGTTTCTCAAAAAGGAAGCAATATCACAACTGAGAGATTAAGATTTGATTTTGTTCATCCAGGAAAGATGACAGAAAAAGAGATTAAAGAAGTTGAAGAGATTGTTAACCAGAAAATCAAAGAGGATTTGCCTGTGGTCTGTGAAAAAATGAGTTTAGAGGAAGCGAAGGGGAAGGGAGCGACCGGAGTTTTCGAAGATAAATATGAAGAGAAAGTAAAAGTTTACAGTATCAGCGATTTTTCAAAGGAAATATGCGGCGGACCTCACGTTCGCCGCACTGGCGAGCTCGGCCATTTCAAGATTGTTAAGGAAGAATCTTCCAGCGCTGGCATTAGAAGGATCAGAGCTGTTTTGGAATAA
- a CDS encoding ribonuclease H-like YkuK family protein encodes MDKILNGYFFNPTKGDLKIEKVLEEIINYISEKPEKFYDVIVGCDSSSGTEPHFPLAVVVLRVGEGGRFFLKKIDYKGRIFYNWKQRILEEVYLSCQFALYLRESFEKVIQKPGKANLNYQFRYIHADVGENGKTRDMIKEVTGLIKGNGFEPKIKPESFAASSVADRYS; translated from the coding sequence ATGGATAAGATTCTAAACGGCTATTTTTTTAATCCGACCAAGGGCGATCTTAAGATTGAGAAGGTGCTTGAGGAGATAATTAATTATATTTCCGAAAAACCTGAAAAGTTTTACGATGTTATCGTTGGTTGCGATTCCTCCTCCGGTACAGAGCCGCATTTTCCTTTGGCAGTAGTTGTTTTGAGAGTGGGCGAGGGGGGCAGATTTTTTCTTAAAAAGATAGATTATAAAGGAAGGATTTTCTATAACTGGAAACAGAGAATTTTAGAAGAAGTTTATCTTTCCTGCCAATTTGCTTTATATCTGAGAGAAAGCTTTGAAAAGGTGATTCAAAAGCCCGGAAAAGCAAATCTTAACTATCAGTTTCGCTACATTCATGCCGATGTCGGTGAGAACGGAAAAACTAGGGACATGATTAAAGAGGTTACCGGTTTGATAAAAGGGAACGGTTTTGAGCCGAAAATCAAGCCGGAATCTTTCGCTGCTTCATCAGTAGCTGACAGATACAGCTAA
- a CDS encoding triose-phosphate isomerase codes for MLIVANWKCNPKSLTEAKKLFNSVAKGVKNIKKAEVVICPPFLYIASLSPGLELGAQDCFCCGGPFTGEISPLMLKSIGVKYVILGHSKRREVLKETDEIVNRKLKAVLKAGLKPILCIGSKSKNQKQEFKEIKKQLEIALSGINKNEVKNLVVVYEPVWAISTTKGGKVATPKQAEQGAAFIRENLFKLFGKNIAQKLRILYGGSVNSRNIQEFVAVDGINGALIGAASLNAKDFIESVRKS; via the coding sequence ATGTTGATTGTCGCAAACTGGAAATGCAACCCTAAAAGTTTGACAGAAGCTAAAAAGCTTTTTAATTCTGTTGCTAAAGGGGTAAAAAACATTAAAAAAGCAGAGGTGGTTATCTGCCCTCCTTTTTTATATATTGCTTCTCTCAGTCCCGGTTTGGAACTGGGAGCCCAGGATTGTTTTTGTTGCGGAGGGCCTTTTACCGGGGAAATTTCTCCTTTAATGTTGAAAAGCATTGGTGTAAAATATGTCATTCTTGGCCATTCTAAGAGAAGAGAAGTTCTGAAAGAGACAGATGAAATAGTTAATAGGAAATTAAAGGCGGTTTTAAAAGCTGGTTTGAAGCCAATTCTTTGTATTGGTAGCAAGAGCAAGAATCAGAAGCAGGAATTCAAAGAAATCAAGAAACAGCTAGAAATAGCTTTATCTGGAATTAATAAAAATGAGGTTAAGAATTTAGTTGTTGTTTACGAGCCTGTTTGGGCGATAAGTACGACAAAAGGAGGAAAAGTAGCTACTCCAAAACAAGCTGAACAAGGAGCAGCTTTTATTCGGGAGAATTTGTTTAAATTATTTGGTAAAAATATTGCTCAGAAATTGAGGATATTGTACGGCGGGAGCGTAAACAGCAGGAACATTCAAGAGTTTGTTGCTGTTGATGGTATAAACGGCGCTTTAATCGGCGCAGCCTCTCTGAACGCCAAAGACTTTATTGAGAGCGTGAGGAAAAGTTGA
- the map gene encoding type I methionyl aminopeptidase, with protein sequence MIPIKTKEEIKIMAAGGKILAKIMQELEKKVKPGITTKELDRLSESLILKSGGKCSFKGHDGYPNCLCTSINEEIVHAIPSDRVLKEGEIISLDLGMLYKGFHTDMAVTLPVGKVSSEVSRLIRTTKKALKRGLKKVRPGNTFGDIGNTIQRFAESQGFSVIQDLCGHGIGREVHEEPQILNYGKRRSGPEIKEGMVFCIEPMLAVGDWKIKLASDGHAYKTADNSLSCHFEHTIVVAEKGCKILTEA encoded by the coding sequence ATGATTCCGATAAAAACAAAAGAGGAAATTAAGATAATGGCAGCAGGCGGTAAAATTCTGGCAAAGATTATGCAGGAGTTGGAGAAGAAAGTGAAGCCAGGAATTACCACTAAAGAATTAGACAGGCTCAGCGAGAGTCTGATTTTAAAATCCGGAGGAAAATGTTCTTTTAAGGGACACGATGGTTATCCTAATTGTTTGTGTACTTCGATAAACGAGGAAATAGTCCATGCTATTCCTTCAGATCGTGTCTTGAAAGAGGGAGAGATAATTTCCCTTGATTTAGGAATGCTTTATAAGGGTTTTCATACTGATATGGCAGTGACTTTGCCCGTCGGCAAGGTTAGCTCTGAAGTTTCTAGGCTTATCCGCACAACGAAGAAAGCTTTAAAGAGAGGGTTGAAAAAAGTCAGGCCGGGCAATACTTTTGGCGATATTGGCAATACTATCCAGAGATTTGCTGAGTCGCAGGGATTCAGCGTTATACAGGACTTATGCGGTCATGGAATTGGCAGAGAAGTTCACGAAGAGCCGCAAATATTGAATTACGGAAAAAGAAGGAGCGGTCCTGAAATAAAAGAAGGAATGGTTTTCTGCATTGAGCCGATGCTGGCCGTAGGCGACTGGAAAATCAAATTGGCTTCTGACGGGCACGCTTATAAAACTGCTGATAATTCTTTATCCTGCCATTTTGAACATACTATTGTTGTAGCGGAAAAGGGCTGCAAAATATTAACAGAAGCTTAA